In the genome of Populus trichocarpa isolate Nisqually-1 chromosome 6, P.trichocarpa_v4.1, whole genome shotgun sequence, one region contains:
- the LOC7487285 gene encoding cytochrome P450 76A1 has protein sequence MEWLWPSNLSISLSLFSLALLSLLLLRAKSSQKRHPPGPSGWPIFGNLFDLGSMPHRTLTDMRQKYGNVIWLRLGAMNTMVILSAKAATEFFKNHDLSFADRTITETMRAHGYDQGSLALAPYGSYWRVLRRLVTVDMIVTKRINETASIRRKCVDDMLQWIEEESCKVGKAAGIHVSRFVFLMTFNMLGNLMLSRDLLDPESKVGSEFFDAMMGLMEWSGHANLADFFPWLRRLDLQGLRKNMERDLGKAMEIASKFVKERVEDKIVTSDSRKDFLDVLLEFRGSGKDEPDKLSERDVNIFILEIFLAGSETTSSTVEWALTELLCNPESMIKVKAELAQVVRASKKVEESDMENLPFLQAVVKETLRLHPPIPFLVPRRAMQDTNFMGYDIPKNTQVLVNAWAIGRDPDAWDDPSCFMPERFIGKRVDYRGQDLEFIPFGAGRRMCAGVPLAHRVLHLILGSLLHHFDWEFEANVNPASVDKKDRMGITVRKSEPLMAVPKRFNKA, from the exons ATGGAGTGGTTGTGGCCTTCAAACCTTTCCATTTCCCTCAGCCTTTTCTCACTAGCACTCCTATCCCTGCTCCTCCTCCGTGCAAAGTCCAGCCAAAAAAGACACCCTCCGGGGCCATCAGGATGGCCAATATTTGGGAACCTGTTCGATCTTGGTTCAATGCCACACCGGACTCTAACTGACATGAGACAGAAGTATGGTAATGTTATTTGGTTAAGACTCGGTGCTATGAACACCATGGTGATTCTATCAGCTAAGGCTGCTACCGAGTTCTTCAAGAACCATGACCTATCATTTGCTGATCGCACCATAACGGAAACAATGCGTGCCCACGGCTACGATCAAGGCTCCCTGGCCCTTGCACCTTATGGTTCGTATTGGCGCGTCCTCAGGCGGCTGGTCACTGTAGACATGATAGTAACCAAACGCATCAATGAAACAGCTTCTATACGTAGAAAATGTGTTGATGATATGCTGCAATGGATTGAAGAGGAGTCATGTAAAGTTGGGAAGGCTGCCGGAATTCATGTTTCACGGTTTGTGTTCTTGATGACATTTAATATGTTAGGAAATCTTATGCTTTCACGTGATTTATTAGATCCAGAATCAAAGGTGGGATCTGAATTTTTTGATGCAATGATGGGGCTAATGGAGTGGTCAGGGCATGCTAACCTGGCGGATTTTTTTCCATGGTTGAGGCGGCTAGACCTACAAGGATTGAGGAAGAACATGGAGAGGGATCTTGGGAAGGCCATGGAGATTGCTTCGAAGTTTGTGAAGGAGAGGGTGGAGGATAAGATAGTGACAAGTGATTCGAGGAAGGATTTCTTAGATGTTCTGCTTGAGTTCAGAGGCAGTGGAAAAGATGAGCCTGATAAACTTTCAGAACGGGACGTCAACATTTTTATACTG GAAATATTTCTGGCCGGTTCAGAAACCACCAGCAGTACTGTTGAGTGGGCACTGACCGAGCTCCTATGCAACCCAGAGTCGATGATCAAGGTTAAAGCTGAGCTTGCTCAAGTAGTTCGAGCAAGCAAGAAAGTTGAAGAGAGTGACATGGAAAATCTTCCATTCTTGCAAGCTGTGGTGAAGGAAACTCTGCGACTACACCCTCCAATTCCCTTTCTAGTTCCAAGAAGAGCAATGCAAGACACCAATTTCATGGGATATGATATACCCAAGAACACACAAGTTCTAGTTAATGCCTGGGCTATTGGAAGAGACCCAGATGCATGGGATGATCCTTCGTGTTTCATGCCTGAAAGGTTCATCGGAAAAAGAGTTGACTATAGAGGTCAAGATTTGGAGTTCATTCCTTTTGGAGCCGGGAGACGAATGTGTGCAGGTGTGCCACTAGCTCATCGAGTTCTTCACCTTATTTTGGGGTCCTTGCTTCACCATTTTGACTGGGAATTTGAAGCTAATGTCAACCCAGCCAGTGTAGATAAGAAAGATAGAATGGGTATTACAGTGCGTAAATCTGAACCATTAATGGCGGTACCTAAGAGGTTTAATAAGGCGTGA
- the LOC7487286 gene encoding uncharacterized protein LOC7487286: MKQGLLLWSPCPHSLLSPPSFPFLSLSIPRTKHTLSPIAATLDSTTTREEQQLLTARERRQLRNEKRESKAGYNWREEVEERFIKKPKKKPTTSMAEELNLDKLALLGPQWWIVRVSRIRGDETSDVLARLLARNFPQMDFKVYAPSVKERRKLKNGTYSVKPKPIFPGCVFLWCVLNKEIHDFVRECDGVGGFVGAKVGNTKRQINKPRPVSDDDMEAVFQQAKEEQEKADIGFEEEQQAQGALNSVKLGSNNITQSFIDSNSERGLRKISGPLVSSSSRKKGDLPKTGSTVRVVSGTFADFVGSLKKLNRKTGKATVVVTLFGKESLVELDLSEIVAEMK; encoded by the exons ATGAAGCAAGGGCTTCTCCTATGGAGTCCTTGCCCTCACTCTCTCCTCTCTCCACCCTCATTTCCCTTCCTTTCCCTCTCAATCCCAAGAACCAAACACACCCTTTCACCAATAGCAGCAACTCTTGATTCCACAACCACCCGTGAAGAACAGCAACTGCTAACAGCAAGAGAGAGAAGGCAACTCAGaaatgagaagagagaaagtaagGCTGGATATAATTGGCGAGAAGAAGTTGAAGAGAGGTTTATTAAGAAACCCAAGAAGAAACCTACTACTTCTATGGCTGAAGAGCTCAATCTTGATAAGCTCGCTCTTTTAGGTCCTCAATGGTGGATTGTTCGGGTTTCTCGAATTAGAGGAGATGAAACTTCTGATGTTCTTGCTCGGTTACTCGCTAGGAACTTCCCTCAAATGGACTTTAAG GTCTATGCTCCTTCTGTCAAGGagaggagaaaattgaaaaatggtACTTACTCTGTTAAACCAAAACCCATCTTTCCAGGTTGTGTTTTTCTATGGTGTGTTCTAAACAAAGAGATACATGATTTTGTAAGAGAGTGCGACGGAGTTGGTGGTTTTGTTGGTGCCAAGGTTGGAAATAC AAAACGACAGATCAACAAGCCTAGACCAGTGTCTGATGATGACATGGAAGCAGTCTTCCAACAGGCAAAAGAGGAACAAGAAAAAGCTGATATAGGTTTTGAGGAAGAGCAGCAAGCACAGGGAGCCCTTAACTCTGTGAAGTTAGGTTCCAATAACATTACACAATCTTTTATAGATTCCAATTCCGAAAGGGGATTGAGAAAAATCTCTGGCCCTCTTGTGAGTAGCTCATCCAGAAAAAAGGGTGACCTCCCAAAAACAGGTTCAACTGTTAGGGTTGTATCTGGAACTTTTGCAGACTTTGTTGGCAGCCTTAAGAAACTAAATCGCAAAACTGGGAAG GCAACTGTGGTGGTTACTCTCTTCGGCAAGGAGAGCTTAGTAGAATTAGATCTCAGTGAAATTGTAGCAGAGATGAAATGA
- the LOC7468033 gene encoding L-type lectin-domain containing receptor kinase VIII.1, producing MAKLSISTCLTVLTFMIFHLKMLHAVSSYSFSFGSFDKDPNFESSIALYGDAKVVGNSSSLQLTRPVSLSAGRVMYKQPIKLVEGNPGNLVSFSTYFSFLMSPDNGDGLAFVVVPSGFNASVFDNTPFGLYLGPEKSSPKFVAVEFDTMRDAKFGDLNDNHVGIDVGGFVSVKVRDVSSNNMVLNSGKRLHSWIDYEAGSKTLEVRLSHSGDIKPIDPLLSHPIDLSKTWNDEKVLIGLTSSNGNSSQTCFLHSWNFKLRRVPLWMHSQPLDPQDFAKHEKPMVVQKKSGCILKMLTAMIFGTACGAMGAFMVLYLWTIFGNRRPVMPEECSVPPVDFEYKKVKVIVDKAIEDGKH from the coding sequence ATGGCCAAGCTCTCCATTTCTACCTGCTTAACAGTGTTAACTTTCATGATTTTCCACTTGAAAATGCTACATGCTGTCTCAAGTTACTCCTTTTCATTTGGAAGTTTTGATAAAGATCCAAACTTTGAGTCCAGCATTGCTCTTTATGGTGATGCAAAGGTTGTTGGTAATAGTTCTTCTCTTCAACTCACTCGCCCTGTGAGCTTAAGTGCTGGACGAGTCATGTACAAGCAACCCATCAAGCTTGTTGAAGGTAATCCTGGAAATTTGGTTTCCTTTTCCACTTATTTCTCATTCTTGATGTCACCTGATAATGGAGATGGTTTAGCTTTTGTAGTGGTTCCTAGTGGTTTTAATGCAAGTGTGTTTGATAACACCCCATTTGGGCTTTATTTAGGACCCGAGAAAAGTAGTCCTAAATTTGTTGCTGTTGAATTTGATACGATGAGGGATGCTAAGTTTGGTGATTTGAATGATAACCATGTGGGAATTGATGTGGGTGGTTTTGTATCAGTTAAAGTGAGAGACGTTTCATCTAATAATATGGTGTTGAATAGTGGAAAAAGATTGCATTCTTGGATTGATTATGAAGCTGGTTCGAAAACATTAGAGGTTAGATTGAGTCATTCTGGTGATATAAAGCCAATTGACCCATTGCTCTCTCACCCAATTGACCTGTCAAAAACGTGGAATGATGAGAAAGTGTTGATAGGCTTGACCTCATCAAATGGTAATTCTTCCCAGACATGTTTCCTCCATTCATGGAACTTTAAGCTAAGGCGAGTCCCGCTTTGGATGCATTCTCAGCCACTGGACCCTCAGGATTTTGCTAAACATGAGAAACCAATGGTGGTTCAGAAGAAGAGtggttgtattttaaaaatgcttaCTGCAATGATCTTTGGCACTGCTTGTGGAGCAATGGGGGCGTTCATGGTGTTGTATCTTTGGACCATTTTTGGCAATAGGCGCCCTGTCATGCCAGAAGAGTGTTCTGTCCCCCCAGTGGATTTCGAATACAAGAAAGTCAAAGTTATTGTAGATAAAGCCATCGAAGATGGCAAGCATTAG
- the LOC7487287 gene encoding tubulin beta chain, with protein sequence MREILHIQGGQCGNQIGAKFWEVVCAEHGIDATGKWNGDSELQIERINVYYNEAGNGRYVPRAVLMDLEPGTMDSVRSGPYGQIFRPDNFVFGQSGAGNNWAKGHYTEGAELIDSVLDVVRKEAENCDCLQGFQVCHSLGGGTGSGMGTLLISKIREEYPDRMMLTFSVFPSPKVSDTVVEPYNATLSVHQLVENADECMVLDNEALYDICFRTLKLTTPSFGDLNHLISATMSGVTCCLRFPGQLNSDLRKLAVNLIPFPRLHFFMVGFAPLTSRGSQQYSALTVPELTQQMWDAKNMMCAADPRHGRYLTASAMFRGKMSTKEVDEQMINVQNKNSSYFVEWIPNNVKSTVCDIPPTGLKMASTFIGNSTSIQEMFRRVSEQFTAMFRRKAFLHWYTGEGMDEMEFTEAESNMNDLVSEYQQYQDATADEDYEDEEEELHDM encoded by the exons ATGCGTGAGATTCTTCACATCCAAGGAGGCCAATGCGGCAATCAAATTGGTGCAAAATTCTGGGAGGTGGTTTGTGCAGAACACGGAATTGATGCAACTGGGAAATGGAATGGAGATTCTGAGCTGCAGATTGAAAGGATCAATGTTTATTACAACGAGGCAGGTAATGGCCGGTATGTTCCAAGGGCTGTCCTTATGGACCTTGAACCTGGTACTATGGATAGTGTCAGGTCCGGTCCTTATGGCCAGATCTTCAGACctgataattttgttttcggACAATCTGGTGCCGGAAACAACTGGGCTAAAGGCCATTACACCGAGGGTGCCGAGTTGATTGATTCTGTCCTCGATGTTGTCCGAAAAGAAGCAGAGAATTGTGATTGCTTGCAGG GATTTCAGGTGTGCCATTCTTTAGGAGGAGGGACTGGATCCGGTATGGGAACTCTTTTGATATCGAAGATCAGAGAGGAATATCCAGACCGGATGATGCTTACCTTCTCCGTCTTTCCCTCTCCCAAGGTTTCTGATACGGTTGTTGAGCCTTATAATGCAACCCTTTCTGTGCATCAGCTTGTTGAAAATGCAGATGAATGTATGGTCCTTGATAATGAAGCTCTCTATGACATCTGCTTCCGTACCCTCAAACTCACTACTCCAAGCT TTGGTGATTTGAATCATTTGATTTCTGCTACAATGTCTGGGGTCACATGTTGCCTGAGATTTCCAGGACAGCTTAACTCTGACCTGAGAAAGCTTGCTGTGAATCTGATCCCCTTCCCTCGGCTCCATTTCTTCATGGTGGGCTTTGCTCCTCTGACCTCACGTGGTTCGCAGCAGTACAGTGCCTTGACTGTCCCAGAGCTCACCCAGCAAATGTGGGATGCAAAGAACATGATGTGTGCAGCAGACCCGCGCCACGGTCGGTATCTGACAGCCTCAGCAATGTTCAGGGGCAAAATGAGTACCAAGGAAGTTGATGAGCAGATGATCAATGTTCAAAACAAGAACTCTTCATACTTTGTTGAATGGATCCCAAACAATGTCAAATCAACTGTTTGTGATATTCCTCCTACAGGACTGAAAATGGCATCGACATTCATTGGAAACTCGACATCAATTCAGGAAATGTTCCGTCGTGTGAGCGAGCAGTTTACTGCCATGTTTAGGAGGAAGGCTTTCTTGCATTGGTACACTGGGGAAGGAATGGATGAGATGGAGTTCACAGAGGCAGAGAGCAACATGAATGATTTGGTTTCTGAGTATCAGCAGTACCAAGATGCCACAGCCGATGAGGACTATGAGGATGAAGAGGAGGAACTCCATGACATGTGA
- the LOC7487290 gene encoding uncharacterized protein LOC7487290, translating to MADHPMPHLGFEIESIITQHGVFAFLVNTLNGQIQVMYKSMTASPFDTHEGVMLAFFVAFFFHATASVAEIMLRARESIYHPIVSYIRLFASGLATILLLVILDPVLGYIISVLWGCLFARLAYESCKELRELQELRSHTAQLGHSLWTKLVGVLGYHNEEEPDQAIRPAV from the exons ATGGCTGATCACCCTATGCCACATCTGggatttgaaattgaaag CATCATCACGCAGCATGGCGTTTTTGCTTTCCTAGTCAACACACTAAATGGCCAGATCCAGGTGATGTACAAATCCATGACAGCATCTCCATTTGACACACACGAGGGGGTCATGCTCGCATTCTTTGTTGCGTTCTTTTTTCACGCCACCGCATCAGTGGCCGAGATCATGCTCCGAGCTCGTGAATCAATCTACCATCCTATTGTTAGCTATATCCGCTTGTTTGCTAGCGGCCTCGCCACGATTTTGCTTCTGGTGATTCTTGACCCCGTTTTGGGGTATATCATCTCTGTCCTATGGGGTTGTTTATTTGCGAGACTAGCGTATGAATCATGTAAGGAGTTGCGGGAGTTGCAGGAGTTACGAAGCCACACAGCTCAATTGGGACACAGCTTGTGGACCAAGCTAGTTGGAGTCTTGGGATACCACAATGAGGAAGAACCAGATCAAGCTATTCGCCCGGCCGTGTAA
- the LOC7468035 gene encoding uncharacterized protein LOC7468035: protein MADHPMPHLGFEIESIITQHGVFAFLVNTPNGQIQVMYKSMTASPFDTHEGVMLAFFIAFFIYATASVAEIMLRARESIYHPIVSYIRLFASGLATILLLVILDPVLGYIISVLWGCLFARVAYESCKELQELRSHTAQLGHSLWTKLVGVLGYHNEEEPDQAIRPAV from the exons ATGGCTGATCACCCTATGCCACATCTGggatttgaaattgaaag CATCATCACGCAGCATGGCGTTTTTGCTTTCCTAGTCAACACACCAAATGGCCAGATCCAGGTGATGTACAAATCCATGACAGCATCTCCATTTGACACACACGAGGGGGTCATGCTCGCATTCTTTATTGCGTTCTTTATTTACGCCACCGCATCAGTGGCCGAGATCATGCTCCGAGCTCGTGAATCAATCTACCATCCTATTGTTAGCTATATCCGCTTGTTTGCTAGTGGCCTCGCCACGATTTTGCTTCTGGTGATTCTTGACCCCGTTTTGGGGTATATCATCTCTGTCCTATGGGGTTGTTTATTTGCGAGAGTAGCGTATGAATCATGTAAGGAGTTGCAGGAGTTACGAAGCCACACAGCTCAATTGGGACACAGCTTGTGGACCAAGCTAGTTGGAGTCTTGGGATACCACAATGAGGAAGAACCAGATCAAGCTATTCGCCCGGCCGTGTAA